Genomic window (Sporosarcina sp. 6E9):
GTTAGGGTCACATATGGCGGGGGCTGGGTCGTATGCGTTTCGACCGATTCACGCGCATATACTTTTAGTCGGTTGGTTGTCGATGTTTGCTTGGGGCGTATTCTATAAGGTTTATAAAGTTCGCGCAGGCAAACTAATCACCGCGCAAGGTTGGACAGCAATTATTGGTGCGACTGGATTAACGGCTGGTATGTGGTTACAGTTCTTAAAGCCTTTTAATGTGAATGAAACACTTTCGCTCATACTTTACATCGTGGGTGGAACAATTCTGCTCGTCAGCTTTGCATTGTTTGTCGTAGTCACATTTCTTGCTGAAAAAGATGCTAATAAATGACTAAATTGAAGGGGAAGCGACTGTGGTGGCTGTCCGTAAGTGTTTGGATTGGTCTGACGATTATATTGTCAGCACTCGCCCCAGGTGGAAAAGAATTTGTGCAGGCAAATAAAGATGCAGGCCTGCCAGCGGATGTTGAGTCAATCATAGCAGACCGTCAATTGGATAAACACTTTCCTCAAGACGGCGGGATGCCGATTTTCGCAGTGTTTCATAAAGAGGAAGGCGTCACGGACGAAGAAATTGATACCTTTGCAGATACGCTTGAAGGCATTGGTTTGGACGAAGTAGAAACGCTACCATTATCTAAAATGAATCCGGAAATACAGAGAACATTTCTTTCGGAGAATGAGAAAACATTCTTCGTCCCGCTTACCTTGAAAAAGGATGTAGAGGGCAATGAGCTACACGATTTAGTGAGTGCGATAAAAGATCGCGTTGATCCGATAATTGATCAAGGTATTGAAGTCTCCTGGACGGGTCCTGGAGCAATTGCGTCTGATGCAACCGAGTTATTTAGTCGGGCGGATGTCGTTCTTTTATTATCTACAGTAGGGCTTATCTTAATATTGTTGCTCGTTATTTACCGCTCACCATTGTTAACATTAATCCCGTTGGTGGGTGCGGCAATTGCTTATGCGGTTGTAGATCGTCTTATCGGTTTATCTGCTTCGGCTGGATTATTTACGGCGGAAAGCCAGGCGCTTTCGATTATGACGATATTACTGTTTGCTGTCGTGACCGATTATTCATTACTCATCTTTTCGCGATACCGAGAAGAATTAAGAATACATGAATCGACAGATACAGCTATGCGAGAGACAATGCGTCATGTAAAAGAACCAATTTTCTTTAGCGGAAGCACGATTGTTCTCGGGGTTTCGACATTGTTCTTTACGCTGTACGAACCGTATCGTAACTTTGCCCCGGTCTTTGCGATTGCAGCAGGCGTTATGTTAATTGCAGGGCTGACATTGCTCCCAGCATTGTTTGCATTAATTGACAGGAGAGCATTTTGGCCGGTCATTCCAAAGTTCGGTGAAGAAAAGATTGAAAAGAAAACGATTTGGGGTAAAGTTGCGGAGAAAGTAACGAAACGACCTGTTTTGTTTTCGATTCCAATTACGTTATTGCTTTTGCTTGGGGCTTGGAATGTAACGAATCTGGAAGAGTCTTATGATTTAATCGAGTCATTCCCTGAAGATTTATCTTCCCGTGTCGGTTATGAAAGACTTGCAGATTCGTTCTCTCCTGGTAGTCTTGCACCTGGTACGTTATTGTTTGTTTCGGAACAGGAACTTAACATGGAAGATCTACAAACGGTCATTGGAACAGTTGAAGAGAAGAGTGGAATTGAAAGTGTGACAGCGCAAGGAAATACACTATCAAAGGACGAAAAAAGTGCGAAGTTCTCCGTCACATTTAAAGGAAATCCATATGGTGCAGAAGCTTTTGATACAGTGCAAGCGCTTCGTGATGAAGGTCAGGAAATTTTGAAAGCAGCAGGAATTATCGATACAGATTTGTATATTGCAGGTGAAAGCGCCAAAAATGCTGACCTGCGCGATATCAATAATCGCGATACTTGGCTTGTGATGATTTCCATGACAATTCTCATTACGCTTATGCTAGGTTTACAAACCAAATCAATCATTGCGCCAATTTATATGATGGGAACTATTTTGCTGTCGTATGCTGCAACACTTGGGTTATCACTTTTTCTCTTTGATAAGTTTTTAGGGCTTGAAGCGATTGCCTATCGAATTCCGCTATATACGTTTGTTTTTCTCGTAGCTTTAGGTGTCGATTATTCAATTATGCTGATTGCTCGAATTCGTGAAGAGATGAAGTCATTGCCATTCGAGGATGCAGTTCGAAAAGGACTTGAAAAGACTGGTGGGGTGATAAGTTCTGCCGGTGTCATTCTTGCGGCTACATTCCTTGTGTTAACGACGATGCCCATCGATGAATTGAAATTGTTTGGATTTATAATGGCTCTCGGTATTTTGATCGACACGTTTATCGTACGGCCTGTGCTTATTCCAGCCATTTTGATATTGCTTGGAAAATGGAGTTTTTGGCCAAAGAAAATAAGGTAATTTGAAAAGGTCGCTTCTGTAATGGAAGTGACCTTTTTTCAAATTACTTTTTGTGTGAAGGGCTATTGATACTCATGTTCACTGTCATCACAAGATGGCGATGTTCGTCGGATCTTGCGTTTTCAAACGTCTCAGCTAAGAATGAAAACACATCATGAATATCCCCGTGCAACCCACTCGCGTAATCCATGCGCTCATTAAACAACCCGCGCTCTTTTGCACGGTCGACTTCTGTGTAAATGACCGAGATATAATCTGGATTATTCATTGGATACAAAGAGAATTGCGTGGATACATATTGATGCATGCTGGAGACTTTTAGTTCATTTAATGGGACAGCGTCTTTCACCAAATAAGTATTGTCTGCTGTATTTCCAGGGCAACCACTTGAAAAGGTCCCGTTAAAAGCGACATGTACGCCCGTTTTTGAAGCATGCAGAATAATCGCTTTTGCTGTGTCGAATACATGAATATCTTTCCCGCGCATCACTGTGCTGACGTCATCGGTATGCATCCAAACCTTTGAGGTATCAGCTTCAGCGAGCGCTCCTTTAATAATCTCTATAAAGTTGTCCGCCATCGGATGAAGTGAAAACCTCAATCCTACAATTGTACTTATATCGCTAGCATTATTTATATTAATTTTTATTTCCTCCTACTGTGATTTCTGGGTGCGTATTTATTTCTGGAATATCATTCAGCGCATCAATTGTAGATGAGAAAATTGCGCTTGTAAATAGAAAGAACTCTGTCTAACTGGTCGTTCAAGTGGTAAAATAAGAGTAGAAAATTTAGAGGGAGACTATCAATGAAAATCCAATACAATCTAGTGGCAGAAGACTATATTCACTTTAATTTGTTTCATATTAAGAACTCTAATACGGCATTAAAATCATTGAACATACAAAGGTATGGTTCACCGATTTTCTTCATTTTTGTTGCAATCGTATTTGCAATTATGGGCGATCTTCACTTATTGAGCACGCTTATTCCTTTTTTAGGACTGAGTGTTTTATGGGTAATTTTTTATCCAAAATTATTTTATCGTCATGTTCGAAAAAACGTAAGGAAAATGTTCAAAGAAGGCAAAAATGAGTCTTTATTAGGTGAGCATGCAATGATTTTCATGGATGAAGGATTTGTTGAATCCAATGCATACGGAGAAACGAACGTAAAATGGTCAGGGATTCAGGAAGTTAAAGAGGACGACGAATTTATCTACCTGTACAATAGTGCGATTAGCGCTTATCTAATTCCTAAAAGAAGTTTGTCGAATGAAGGAGAAGTTAAAGCGTATATTCAGTCCGGTGTTAAAAAATAAAAAAAATCATTATTTCAGAAAAAACGTTTGGATACACTAACAAGCGTTTTTTTTGTGTTCAAAATACTGAAGTCCTTCATTCTATGTAGAATGAAGGACTTCAGTGGATTTTATTTTGGTGTATTTGCAAAATCTAAGACGAGCTTTTGCTGGTCTAATTTTAATGCTGCGTTAAATTTGTTGCCGTTTTTTGCAACAAAGCCTTTAATGACATTCGTCTGACCTTTCGTGCAGAGCAATTTCACTTGGCTTGCTGTTATTTTCTTTTTGAGAAAAATACCTGGAAATGTCTGCTTGCAACCATCTTTGTATGCGGTGCAACCGTAAAATCCTTTTCGTGTGACAATCATGCCTTTTTTGCATGTTGGGCAAGGGGCTACTTCAACATTTCTTCTTGGTGATTTGGCTGTCGATGGGATAGATTTAACTTGGAAAGTGG
Coding sequences:
- a CDS encoding MMPL family transporter, which produces MTKLKGKRLWWLSVSVWIGLTIILSALAPGGKEFVQANKDAGLPADVESIIADRQLDKHFPQDGGMPIFAVFHKEEGVTDEEIDTFADTLEGIGLDEVETLPLSKMNPEIQRTFLSENEKTFFVPLTLKKDVEGNELHDLVSAIKDRVDPIIDQGIEVSWTGPGAIASDATELFSRADVVLLLSTVGLILILLLVIYRSPLLTLIPLVGAAIAYAVVDRLIGLSASAGLFTAESQALSIMTILLFAVVTDYSLLIFSRYREELRIHESTDTAMRETMRHVKEPIFFSGSTIVLGVSTLFFTLYEPYRNFAPVFAIAAGVMLIAGLTLLPALFALIDRRAFWPVIPKFGEEKIEKKTIWGKVAEKVTKRPVLFSIPITLLLLLGAWNVTNLEESYDLIESFPEDLSSRVGYERLADSFSPGSLAPGTLLFVSEQELNMEDLQTVIGTVEEKSGIESVTAQGNTLSKDEKSAKFSVTFKGNPYGAEAFDTVQALRDEGQEILKAAGIIDTDLYIAGESAKNADLRDINNRDTWLVMISMTILITLMLGLQTKSIIAPIYMMGTILLSYAATLGLSLFLFDKFLGLEAIAYRIPLYTFVFLVALGVDYSIMLIARIREEMKSLPFEDAVRKGLEKTGGVISSAGVILAATFLVLTTMPIDELKLFGFIMALGILIDTFIVRPVLIPAILILLGKWSFWPKKIR
- a CDS encoding YkoF family thiamine/hydroxymethylpyrimidine-binding protein → MNNASDISTIVGLRFSLHPMADNFIEIIKGALAEADTSKVWMHTDDVSTVMRGKDIHVFDTAKAIILHASKTGVHVAFNGTFSSGCPGNTADNTYLVKDAVPLNELKVSSMHQYVSTQFSLYPMNNPDYISVIYTEVDRAKERGLFNERMDYASGLHGDIHDVFSFLAETFENARSDEHRHLVMTVNMSINSPSHKK
- a CDS encoding YcxB family protein gives rise to the protein MKIQYNLVAEDYIHFNLFHIKNSNTALKSLNIQRYGSPIFFIFVAIVFAIMGDLHLLSTLIPFLGLSVLWVIFYPKLFYRHVRKNVRKMFKEGKNESLLGEHAMIFMDEGFVESNAYGETNVKWSGIQEVKEDDEFIYLYNSAISAYLIPKRSLSNEGEVKAYIQSGVKK